A genomic segment from Diospyros lotus cultivar Yz01 chromosome 5, ASM1463336v1, whole genome shotgun sequence encodes:
- the LOC127801327 gene encoding uncharacterized protein LOC127801327, which yields MSDVGLTVVDGAYLRAVDLTVPESGGAVTGAQVLELAESRASSSIFGLALPESLKSAALKRLNVDDAVSFCREEIDVDRASSILKSYVSAIAEQLEEDPLVIAVLDGKALRVFLDDEDDFAMLAENLFTDLDTKDIGKISKKEIRNALAHMGVELGIPPFSEFPFLNEILQKHGAVGNEELGQSQFAEVLQPIMQELADTLAEKPVVVTQSIKVVNGSKLRKLLASKEKLNAVLERILQLEKSAERTDIIRDFLEENAKELGLPSPKAGESVAFLYDAVFADVGNSESAAAGSEEEFRLFVKKILEKFAEQLEANPVFQDLDN from the exons ATGTCCGACGTAGGTTTAACGGTTGTTGACGGGGCTTACCTTAGGGCCGTCGACCTCACGGTTCCGGAATCTGGGGGCGCCGTCACCGGAGCTCAGGTCCTGGAGCTAGCCGAGTCCAGAGCTTCGTCTTCTATATTTGGCCTAGCGTTGCCGGAAAGCCTCAAGTCGGCTGCTCTCAAACGCCTCAACGTCGATGATGCTGTCAGTTTCTGCCGTGAGGAGATCGATGTAGACCGAGCTTCTTCCATCCTTAAAAGCTATGTCAGTGCGATCGCCGAACAACTCGAAG AGGATCCTCTTGTAATAGCAGTCTTGGATGGGAAAGCACTTAGGGTGTTTTTGGATGACGAAGATGATTTCGCAATGTTGGCAGAGAATCTTTTTACCGACTTGGACACAAAAGATATAGGAAAGATCAGTAAAAAAGAGATACGGAATGCTCTTGCTCATATGGGTGTTGAATTGGGGATTCCTCCTTTTTCAG AATTTCCCTTCCTGAATGAGATATTACAGAAGCATGGTGCCGTGGGGAATGAGGAACTGGGGCAATCACAATTTGCTGAAGTCCTTCAGCCAATTATGCAAGAGCTGGCAGATACCCTTGCTGAAAAGCCTGTTGTGGTCACCCAGAGTATCAAGGTCGTTAATGGTTCTAAGCTAAGAAAG CTTCTGGCCAGTAAGGAGAAATTGAATGCTGTCCTAGAGAGAATTTTGCAGCTGGAAAAGAGTGCGGAGAGGACAGACATAATCAGGGATTTTCTAGAGGAAAATGCGAAGGAACTTGGGCTGCCATCACCAAAAGCAGGCGAATCTGTTGCTTTTCTCTACGATGCAGTTTTTGCAGATGTAGGAAACTCAGAAAGTGCTGCTGCTGGATCAGAAGAGGAATTTCGGTTATTCGTGAAGAAAATACTTGAGAAATTTGCAGAGCAACTTGAGGCAAACCCAGTTTTCCAAGATCTTGACAATTGA